The following coding sequences are from one Anabas testudineus chromosome 16, fAnaTes1.2, whole genome shotgun sequence window:
- the si:ch73-215d9.1 gene encoding dyslexia-associated protein KIAA0319 homolog isoform X1, which produces MWEKTIVLLLLHTVEALFRVAAAVASQCWQGATFSEAVVSPAVDSSGILRVPGVASLPQCVAACCDLPGYDLAWLFEGRCYVLSCQQRENCRPRERPGADSFLAFLRRASPQTLVLQSLVRGAPYSSRWRPLSPPSEAPGDLEALKDLALFDEPIQDLSGPGMLDVEYSQGSQEERGAAGSETETMTEQLPLKGGDGFNQSEAQDGPERGPTKSGTVQIGPFSVGNISQGDEDRTRRPTDPAAITAQSSTDPPSLSAADSTQQQHTSATPPSSTTVNPDGAVVFSLGSHVEKTSSSEPAPGTEPAPGTEPAPGTEPGTEPAPGTSPGTEPIPDAVESAPEAPPTTTQPPAWTVTSDPTSIWAPSTNQPTMNTPPAPTVTQGGGSNRGPLAIAGPDRTLFLPVSGLLLDGSGSTDDRGLTSYHWDALSGPPGLQLDGVDQAVATATGLRVGRYTFRLTVSDQEGAADSALLTVRVQEARSLPPVAHASGSHALTLPNNSLVLRGSITDGDQTEVHYRWVRDSQSPAAGDVLYGSETRASLYLANLVEGTYLFQLRVTDAQGRSSTSTATVEVRPEPGGGEEVELEMLVSVSQVSVAQRDTVVRQLAALLHVLDGDIQVRALQGHSHLSTVLRFSVRGPSGPLSGSRLVGLLRNQLLQEKNDYLLFRVLRVDTVLCLLRCSGHGQCDPITKQCSCDPFWTENLIRRYLGDGESNCEWRVLSVILSSFVLMVFILSVSWTFVCCCRRRRQTKVRKKTKYTILDNMDEQERVELRPKFSIKHRSTDHNSSLMMSESELDSDQDTIFSRDRPGRSKNRIGAQAAHNGHAFG; this is translated from the exons ATGTGGGAGAAAACGatcgtgctgctgctgcttcacactgTTGAAG CTCTGTTTCGTGTTGCAGCTGCAGTGGCGTCTCAGTGCTGGCAGGGGGCGACCTTCTCAGAGGCCGTGGTGTCTCCGGCAGTGGACAGCAGCGGGATCCTGCGGGTTCCCGGCGTGGCGTCACTGCCGCAGTGCGTGGCGGCGTGCTGCGATCTGCCGGGTTACGACCTGGCCTGGCTGTTCGAGGGCCGCTGCTACGTCCTGAGCTGCCAGCAGAGGGAGAACTGCCGGCCTCGAGAGAGACCCGGGGCCGACTCCTTCCTCGCCTTCCTGCGGAGGGCGTCACCGCAGACACTGGTGCTGCAGTCTCTGGTGAGAGGAGCTCCCTACAGCAGCCGCTGGAGGCCCCTGTCCCCTCCCTCAGAGGCCCCCGGAGACCTGGAGGCCCTGAAGGATCTTGCCCTGTTTGATGAACCCATACAGGACCTCTCCGGTCCTGGGATGCTGGATGTGGAGTATTCACAGGGAAGCCAGGAGGAGAGGGGAGCCGCTGGTTCAGAGACAGAGACGATGACCGAACAGCTGCCTTTAAAGGGAGGAGACGGGTTCAACCAATCAGAGGCACAGGATGGTCCAGAAAGGGGGCCGACAAAGAGCGGCACGGTCCAGATTGGCCCCTTCTCTGTGGGGAACATCAGTCAGGGAGACGAGGACAGAACCAGGAGACCTactgatcctgctgct atcacagcacagagcagcacagatcCTCCATCATTGTCAGCAGCTGACTCcacccaacaacaacacacctcTGCTACACCCCCCAGCAGCACGACGGTGAATCCAG ATGGAGCTGTGGTGTTTTCACTGGGGAGTCATGTAGAGAAGACGTCTTCTTCTGAACCCGCTCCCGGTACTGAACCAGCTCCTGGTACTGAACCTGCTCCTGGTACTGAACCTGGTACAGAACCCGCTCCTGGTACCTCTCCTGGTACAGAACCAATTCCTG ACGCGGTGGAGTCTGCACCTGAAGCtccacccaccaccacccaaCCACCAGCCTGgactgtgacctctgaccccaccAGCATCTGGGCTCCAAGCACCAACCAACCAACGATGAACACGCCCCCTGCTCCCACAG TCACACAGGGTGGAGGGTCAAACCGTGGTCCGCTGGCCATTGCGGGTCCTGACCGGACGTTGTTTCTCCCAGTGAGCGGCTTGTTGCTCGATGGCAGCGGCAGCACCGACGACCGTGGTCTCACCAGCTATCACTGGGACGCCCTCAG TGGACCTCCGGGATTACAGCTGGATGGAGTAGACCAGGCCGTAGCTACAGCAACAGGTCTGCGGGTGGGGCGCTACACCTTCAGACTGACGGTTTCTGACCAGGAGGGGGCAGCGGACAGCGCCTTACTCACTGTCCGGgtgcaggagg CCAGAAGTCTTCCTCCGGTTGCTCACGCCAGCGGCAGCCACGCGCTCACTCTACCCAACAACTCTCTGGTTCTCAGAGGCTCCATCACTGACGGAGACCAGACTGAGGTCCACTACCGTTGGGTCAGAGACAGCCAGAGTCCTGCTGCCGGG GATGTGCTGTATGGCTCGGAGACTCGGGCCTCCCTGTACCTGGCCAATCTGGTGGAGGGCACCTACCTGTTCCAGCTAAGAGTGACAGACGCCCAGGGGCGCTCCAGCACCTCCACAGCCACCGTGGAGGTCCGACCAG AGCCCGGCgggggggaggaggtggagctggagatGCTGGTGTCGGTGTCTCAGGTCAGCGTGGCTCAGAGGGACACGGTGGTCCGACAGCTCGCCGCCCTGCTGCACGTCCTCGATGGAGACATTCAGGTCCGAGCGCTGCAGGGACACTCGCACCTCAG CACAGTGTTGCGGTTCTCGGTGCGGGGCCCCTCTGGGCCTCTTTCTGGCTCCAGATTAGTCGGTCTGCTGAGGAACCAGCTGCTCCAAGAGAAGAACGACTACCTGCTGTTCCGAGTCCTGAGAGTCGACACCGTCC tGTGTCTGCTTCGCTGTTCGGGTCATGGTCAGTGTGATCCAATCACCAAGCAGTGTTCCTGTGACCCTTTCTGGACGGAGAACCTGATTCGACGTTACCTTGGCGACGGAGAAAGCAACTGTG agTGGAGGGTGCTGTCCGTCATCCTGAGCAGCTTCGTGCTCATGGTCTTCATCCTGTCTGTCAGCTGGACCTtcgtctgctgctgcaggag gAGGAGACAGACCAAGGTGAGGAAGAAGACCAAATACACCATCCTGGACAACATGGACGAACAGGAGCGGGTGGAGCTCAGACCCAAATTCA
- the si:ch73-215d9.1 gene encoding dyslexia-associated protein KIAA0319 isoform X2, translating to MWEKTIVLLLLHTVEAAVASQCWQGATFSEAVVSPAVDSSGILRVPGVASLPQCVAACCDLPGYDLAWLFEGRCYVLSCQQRENCRPRERPGADSFLAFLRRASPQTLVLQSLVRGAPYSSRWRPLSPPSEAPGDLEALKDLALFDEPIQDLSGPGMLDVEYSQGSQEERGAAGSETETMTEQLPLKGGDGFNQSEAQDGPERGPTKSGTVQIGPFSVGNISQGDEDRTRRPTDPAAITAQSSTDPPSLSAADSTQQQHTSATPPSSTTVNPDGAVVFSLGSHVEKTSSSEPAPGTEPAPGTEPAPGTEPGTEPAPGTSPGTEPIPDAVESAPEAPPTTTQPPAWTVTSDPTSIWAPSTNQPTMNTPPAPTVTQGGGSNRGPLAIAGPDRTLFLPVSGLLLDGSGSTDDRGLTSYHWDALSGPPGLQLDGVDQAVATATGLRVGRYTFRLTVSDQEGAADSALLTVRVQEARSLPPVAHASGSHALTLPNNSLVLRGSITDGDQTEVHYRWVRDSQSPAAGDVLYGSETRASLYLANLVEGTYLFQLRVTDAQGRSSTSTATVEVRPEPGGGEEVELEMLVSVSQVSVAQRDTVVRQLAALLHVLDGDIQVRALQGHSHLSTVLRFSVRGPSGPLSGSRLVGLLRNQLLQEKNDYLLFRVLRVDTVLCLLRCSGHGQCDPITKQCSCDPFWTENLIRRYLGDGESNCEWRVLSVILSSFVLMVFILSVSWTFVCCCRRRRQTKVRKKTKYTILDNMDEQERVELRPKFSIKHRSTDHNSSLMMSESELDSDQDTIFSRDRPGRSKNRIGAQAAHNGHAFG from the exons ATGTGGGAGAAAACGatcgtgctgctgctgcttcacactgTTGAAG CTGCAGTGGCGTCTCAGTGCTGGCAGGGGGCGACCTTCTCAGAGGCCGTGGTGTCTCCGGCAGTGGACAGCAGCGGGATCCTGCGGGTTCCCGGCGTGGCGTCACTGCCGCAGTGCGTGGCGGCGTGCTGCGATCTGCCGGGTTACGACCTGGCCTGGCTGTTCGAGGGCCGCTGCTACGTCCTGAGCTGCCAGCAGAGGGAGAACTGCCGGCCTCGAGAGAGACCCGGGGCCGACTCCTTCCTCGCCTTCCTGCGGAGGGCGTCACCGCAGACACTGGTGCTGCAGTCTCTGGTGAGAGGAGCTCCCTACAGCAGCCGCTGGAGGCCCCTGTCCCCTCCCTCAGAGGCCCCCGGAGACCTGGAGGCCCTGAAGGATCTTGCCCTGTTTGATGAACCCATACAGGACCTCTCCGGTCCTGGGATGCTGGATGTGGAGTATTCACAGGGAAGCCAGGAGGAGAGGGGAGCCGCTGGTTCAGAGACAGAGACGATGACCGAACAGCTGCCTTTAAAGGGAGGAGACGGGTTCAACCAATCAGAGGCACAGGATGGTCCAGAAAGGGGGCCGACAAAGAGCGGCACGGTCCAGATTGGCCCCTTCTCTGTGGGGAACATCAGTCAGGGAGACGAGGACAGAACCAGGAGACCTactgatcctgctgct atcacagcacagagcagcacagatcCTCCATCATTGTCAGCAGCTGACTCcacccaacaacaacacacctcTGCTACACCCCCCAGCAGCACGACGGTGAATCCAG ATGGAGCTGTGGTGTTTTCACTGGGGAGTCATGTAGAGAAGACGTCTTCTTCTGAACCCGCTCCCGGTACTGAACCAGCTCCTGGTACTGAACCTGCTCCTGGTACTGAACCTGGTACAGAACCCGCTCCTGGTACCTCTCCTGGTACAGAACCAATTCCTG ACGCGGTGGAGTCTGCACCTGAAGCtccacccaccaccacccaaCCACCAGCCTGgactgtgacctctgaccccaccAGCATCTGGGCTCCAAGCACCAACCAACCAACGATGAACACGCCCCCTGCTCCCACAG TCACACAGGGTGGAGGGTCAAACCGTGGTCCGCTGGCCATTGCGGGTCCTGACCGGACGTTGTTTCTCCCAGTGAGCGGCTTGTTGCTCGATGGCAGCGGCAGCACCGACGACCGTGGTCTCACCAGCTATCACTGGGACGCCCTCAG TGGACCTCCGGGATTACAGCTGGATGGAGTAGACCAGGCCGTAGCTACAGCAACAGGTCTGCGGGTGGGGCGCTACACCTTCAGACTGACGGTTTCTGACCAGGAGGGGGCAGCGGACAGCGCCTTACTCACTGTCCGGgtgcaggagg CCAGAAGTCTTCCTCCGGTTGCTCACGCCAGCGGCAGCCACGCGCTCACTCTACCCAACAACTCTCTGGTTCTCAGAGGCTCCATCACTGACGGAGACCAGACTGAGGTCCACTACCGTTGGGTCAGAGACAGCCAGAGTCCTGCTGCCGGG GATGTGCTGTATGGCTCGGAGACTCGGGCCTCCCTGTACCTGGCCAATCTGGTGGAGGGCACCTACCTGTTCCAGCTAAGAGTGACAGACGCCCAGGGGCGCTCCAGCACCTCCACAGCCACCGTGGAGGTCCGACCAG AGCCCGGCgggggggaggaggtggagctggagatGCTGGTGTCGGTGTCTCAGGTCAGCGTGGCTCAGAGGGACACGGTGGTCCGACAGCTCGCCGCCCTGCTGCACGTCCTCGATGGAGACATTCAGGTCCGAGCGCTGCAGGGACACTCGCACCTCAG CACAGTGTTGCGGTTCTCGGTGCGGGGCCCCTCTGGGCCTCTTTCTGGCTCCAGATTAGTCGGTCTGCTGAGGAACCAGCTGCTCCAAGAGAAGAACGACTACCTGCTGTTCCGAGTCCTGAGAGTCGACACCGTCC tGTGTCTGCTTCGCTGTTCGGGTCATGGTCAGTGTGATCCAATCACCAAGCAGTGTTCCTGTGACCCTTTCTGGACGGAGAACCTGATTCGACGTTACCTTGGCGACGGAGAAAGCAACTGTG agTGGAGGGTGCTGTCCGTCATCCTGAGCAGCTTCGTGCTCATGGTCTTCATCCTGTCTGTCAGCTGGACCTtcgtctgctgctgcaggag gAGGAGACAGACCAAGGTGAGGAAGAAGACCAAATACACCATCCTGGACAACATGGACGAACAGGAGCGGGTGGAGCTCAGACCCAAATTCA